The uncultured Bacteroides sp. genomic sequence TATCGACATTGGAGGTTATCCGGGCTTTGTCCATTTTTCTGTGAACAGGAATACCCATTTGCACATATTTAACTTCGGGTAAAGCTGCAACAGTCTCAAGCATGTTAGAAGGAACCTGCGCAGTAACGATATTTTTGATACGCGTATTTACTTTTACACCTATTTGCTCCAATGCTTGCGTTTCGGCATTCTCCTCAAGATAAATAAAAGTGCTGACATATTCCTGCGAGCCCGATTGTTTTACTCCAGCTTCTTTTCGAAGCGCCTTTATTTGTGTGGGAGATACATCCGGTTGATTAATTCTTGTGAGAAAAGACCTTGTGTAAGGAGATAGCTTTCTGGAAATAACCTGAGCTTGTGTAGTGGCAAGAAAGGATATCATGAAGTAAAAAAACATTAGTGTAATCTTTCTCATATATCTTTGCGTCATATTGAATTTCGTATTTATATTGATGTGCTTAAATTGTCTTTACCTTTTTACCAATCTCGATATATATAATTCCTTTGATTTGAATAAACTGAGGAATCTTTCCAATAGGGACTGAGAAGGTCTTTATTTTATTACTGTATGTTACAACGTTACCTCCTAAGTTTTCAACATCTGTTTTATTAAATGTGCTGTCTGTGTGTAAAAAGCCGGAAACTAAAAAATGTTGATTTTGCTCTCTCAGAGAATAGCGCTCTATTAAGGTTTGCGATGGAATATATTGCTCCAATGATTTTCCGTTAGCTTCTTCTATTAAATCTTTCCAGAAAGATTTAAAGCTATTAGATAATTGTGCTTTACTTATAAGCATTGTCTGGCTGTTATCTGTGCGGATGCTTTTGTGATATGATGAACACCCAGCTAATAAAATTGCAATTACAGCACAACAGAGAAACTTTGGCTTCATTAATATAATTTTTATTTATTCAAAACGCAAATATATGTTTTTTTTCTAGTAGATGGTATTTATATGCAAAAATACATATTAAACACAACCTACTGGCTTCTTTTTCAAATAAAAATGCAATCTAATAGAAATAATTTATAGATTTGCATACATTAAATCTTATGTTATGAAAACTATTTTACTATCATTACTACTGTTGTTTTGCTCTTTTTCTGTTAAAGCCCAAAGGATTACCCCTGATGTGCAAAAAAGAGCCGATTCAATTATGAAATATATGACCCTTGATGAAAAGATTTCATATTTGGCAGGTACTAAAGATTTTTATTTACGTGCAATTCCTCGCTTACATCTTCCGGAGATAAGAATGTCTGACGGGCCCCAAGGTGTGCGTGATAAACTGCCGAGTACGATGTTTCCGTGTGGAATGCTTGCTTCTGCAATGTGGGACAGAGATCTTGTTTATGAATTTGGACAAGGATTAGGTCAAGATAGCAGGACCAGAGGTATTCATATCTTGTTGGGTCCAGCTGTTAATATCTACCGTGCGCCTATGGATGGGCGTAACTTTGAATATTTTGGAGAGGACCCTTATTTATCTGGAGAAGTTGCCTGCCAATATATTAATGGAGTACAATCACGAGGAGTGGCTGCCTGCGTAAAACATTTTGCAGCAAATAATCAGGAATGGGATCGCTACTCTGTCAGTTCGGATGTTGACGAGAGAACATTACATGAAATATATCTGCCGGCATTTAAAAAAGCTGTGCAAGAAGCAGATGTGGCTACAGTGATGAGCAGTTATAATCTGTTGAATGACGTGTACACTTCTGAACATCCATATCTTGTTACTGAGGTTCTTCGCAACCGTTGGGGATTTAAAGGTCTTTTTATGTCCGATTGGGGCGCTGTTCATTCTTGTGTTCCCACAATAATTAACGGGGTAGATGTGGAAATGCCTGGTCCTGATAATTTAAAGCCGGAAGTTATTATGCAGGCATTGAAGAACGGGATAATTTCTGAAGAGATGATTGATGTAAAAGTTGCACATATTCTGAGAACAATTATCTCTTTTGGCTTTTTAGACAGGGAACAGAAAATTTCTGTTGCTCCGGGTCAGGGATTGAATACAAATGAGACATCATTAAAGATGGCTCGGGCAGGAGTTGTCTTATTAAAGAATGAAGTAGATTTGCTGCCATTGGCAGGCAAGCGCGTGTTGGTTTTAGGAGACAATGCAGCGGTTATTGCAAAAGGAGGAGGCAGTGGCGCTGTTTCTTCTGATCATGTTGTTTCTCTGCTTCAGGGATTAAAGAATCTGAAAGGGAGTAATCTGAAAATTCAAAGTATGTTGGGTGTCGGATTTATAACCGATCTGCTTTACTCGAATGATTTTTATACGGACGAGTCGCTCAGTCAGCATGGGCTAAAAGCTTCATATTACAAGAATAAATCGCTTAATGGTAAGCCCGATTATGAATGTGTGGAAACTGTTACTGATCATGATTGGGGTGATAACGCACCAATTCCCGGATTTCCTGAAAATAACTTTTCACTCAGCTACACGGGAGTATATTCTCCTAAAAAGTCGGGAACAATCACTTTCCGTGGATCAGGTGATGATGGTTATCGTCTTTATGTGAACAACAAGTTGTTGCTTGAGGATTGGGGAAACCATACTTTTACTTCCCGTGAAAAGGCTCTGGAGGTTGAAGCCGGAAAGAGTTATAAGATACGTTTTGAATATTTTGATTCTACGGGAACGGCTTGTATGCGCTTTGCCTACTTTTTTGATGATGAAGAAGCATTAAAAGCTTCTACCAGGAATGCTGATGCTGTAGTGGTTTGTGTTGGATTTAATAGTGGTACGGAATCGGAAGGATTTGACCGTACATTTGACTTGCCAAGCGGACAGGCTGAACTTATAAACAAAGTAGCTTCGTATAATCAGAATGTAATTGTAGTAATAAACTCAGGAGGAGCAGTAAACATGCTACCTTGGATAGATAAAGTAAAAGCTGTGATAATGGCTTTCTATCCCGGTCAGGAAGGTGGAACGGCGCTTGCCGAGATTCTTTCAGGTAAGGTTTCTCCCAGTGGGAAGCTTCCGTTCTCTATAGAAAAGCAGTGGAGTGATAACCCCACATTCAATAGTTACTATGATAATAGGGTAACAGCAGACAAGCGAGTGCAATATTCCGAAGGAGTTTTTGTAGGTTACCGCGGATATGAACGCAGTCAGGTTGCTCCGCTGTATCCATTTGGTTTTGGATTAAGCTATTCAAATTTCCAATACTCAGATTTTGTTGTTAAGAAGTTGCAGGGGAATAATGTAGAGGTCACTTTCAAGATTTCCAATATAGGTAAACGGGCTGCAGCTGAAGTAGCTCAGTTATATGTGGGAGACATGAAGAATAAAGCTTTTCGTCCTGCAAAAGAGCTGAAAGGTTACGAAAAGGTTTTCCTTAAAAAAGGAGAATCGAAAGAGATTACTATCAAACTAAAGGATGATGCTTTTGCCTATTATGATATAAATTCCAAGCAATTTATAGTAAGCCCCGGGGAATTCCAACTTTATATAGGCTCTTCCTCTCAGGATATTCGATTAGAAGGCAAAGTCTCTTTATAACATTAGCTGATCTCCTTCTAAGGATTAAGTAGTTCCTCTAGGGATATTATTGCTGGGTTGTACAACCTGATTAGCTGGCTTGTACAACCTGGTTGTTTGGCTTGTACAGGCTGGCACTCTGGCTTGTACAGGCTGACAATAACTATTAAAGGGATAATACTTAAAGTCTCTTTATATAAAAGATAAACCTCCGTATGTTTTTTGTTATAGACTACATAGCAGAAGTGAATATTAAAAGTATTAGCTTTGCACTGCCGATGAAGATATTATCTTTAAAAGGCATAAAACCTAAAAACAAATGTATGTCATTAAAAGAAAGACTGGACGAACTGGTTGCAATTCATAATACACCTGCTTTTATAGAAACAGATCCTATTCAGTTTCCTCAACGTTTTTTCCGATTAGAGAATATCGAAATCTCTGCATTGCTCACTTCCGTTATAACTTGGGGGAAGCGTGGACTGATTCTTCGGGATGCTGAAAAAATGCATCAAATAATGGGAGACAGTCCGTATCATTATATTATGAATCAGAAGTGGACTGTATTGAAAGATTCGGGTAAGAACATCCATCGCACCTTTTTTGAACGCGACATGTATAATATCTGCCAACGACTTTACCACTTTTATCTTGAAAATAATTCATTGGAAGAGCTGTTCTTAACGGATGGCATTTTACATGGGTTGGATAAACTTTCCGGGTTAATGAATACTCGTCACATTTCTTCTCCGCAGACTAAAAGTCCCTGCAAAAGAACAAACCTGATGCTTCGCTGGCTGGTGAGAAATGATGGAATTGTGGATATTGGTGTATGGAAGAAAATTTCTCCTTCACAGCTGATCATCCCGCTCGATGTCCATGTAGCCCGGGTTTCCAGAACCATCTGGGACGATCTTCCCAAGACGGATCGCTTAAAAACTGCTTTAATGATAACTAACCATCTATCTGAACTTTGTCCGGAAGATCCATGCAAATATGATTTTGCTTTGTTTGGATATGGAGAAGAACAAAGTCGCGGTTAAAGTTGACTAGTAGAGTTGGTTGGCTAAGGAGCCAATCTCTCTATCTTCCAGCTTTGATCACTTTGTAGTGTATAAAGAAAACGATCGTGCAGCCGGCTTTCCCTTCCTTGCCAGAATTCAATGCGGGTAGGAGATACTGCATAGCCGCCCCAGTTATCAGGTCTTTTCACTTCGTGCCCCGCAAAGCGTATACTTTCACGGATAAATGCCTGCATAATCTCCATCCTTCCCCCTATAGGCTGACTTTGAGGAGATATGCGTGCCCCGATTCTACTTTTGTAAGGTCTGGTTTTGAAGTATTCATCTGAAACCTCTGGCGGAAGTTTGGCTGCAATACCTTCTACATGTACCTGCCTTTCCAGTTCATGCCACAGAAAAGTGAGAGAGATATATGGAGAATTGGCCAGTTGCTTCCCTTTCCGGCTCTCATAATTAGTATAGAACACAAACTTTTCGTCTCGTAATTCTTTCAGCAATACACAGCGCGTGGAAGGCTTACCGTCTTCAGAAACCGTACCTACAATCACAGCCGTAGGTTCATTTACCTCTGCGCTGATAGCTTCTTCAAGCCATGTCTGGAACTGAATCAGTGGATTGTTTGCCAGATTCTTTCTTGATAATCCGCCTCTAGAGTATTCTCTCCGGATATTACGAATATCTATTTTCATATTCTTCACTTTATGTTTCAGGCAAAGTTATTGAAATAGTTAGATTTTGCAATTGAAACAGAGGAGTTTTCAATAAAAAGCAGTTACTTTGCAACTAAATATAACTATAAATATGAGAAGTTTTGCGTCAGACAATAATTCCGGGGTTCATCCTTTGGTGATGAAAGCCCTGGCTAATGCCAATACAGACCATGCTTTTGGGTATGGTGATGATCAGTGGACTGCTGAGGCAGCGGTTATAATAAAAGATACTTTTACTCCGGATTGCGAACCCTTGTTCGTTTTTAATGGAACTGGAAGTAATATTGTGGCTCTTCAGTTGCTCACTCGTCCGTATAATTCCATTATTTGTGCAGAAACGGCACACATCTATGTAGATGAGTGTGGTTCACCAGTAAAATCGACAGGATGTCAGATTCGTCCGATAAACACACCCGACGGGAAACTTACACCCGAACTTATATTGCCACATCTTCACGGCTTTGGTGATCAGCACCATTCACAGCCGGGTGCCATTTATATTTCTCAATGTACAGAATTGGGAACATTGTACACAGTGGAAGAACTGAAAGCCATTACCACCCTGGCTCATCAATACGGAATGTATGTTCACATGGATGGAGCACGAATAGCCAACGCAGCGGTGGCTTTGAATGTTTCATTGAAAGCTTTGACTGTAGATTGTGGAATTGATGTTCTTAGCTTTGGCGGAACAAAGAACGGTCTTATGATGGGAGAATGTGTTGTGGTCTTTGATCCGGCTTTGGCAAAAACAGCAAGGTTCTATCGTAAGCAATCAGCTCAGTTAGCTTCTAAAATGCGCTATCTTTCTTGTCAGTTTACGGCATACCTCACAGATGATCTTTGGCTAAAGAACGCTACTCATGCAAACAACATGGCTAAATTACTTTATGAAGGACTAAAGAAATTCCCGGGAGTAGAGTTTACTCAGAAGCCAGAAACAAATGCTTTGTTTCTTACCATGCCTCGTCCAATGATTGATAAGCTATTGGAATCTTATTTCTTCTATTTCTGGAATGAAGCAAACAATGAAATTCGTCTGGTAACATCTTTTGATACAACAGAAGAAGATGTACTTGGATTTATCAATGCACTAAAAAATATCTAGTAATATTTGAATTATTATTTAATGGATCTGAATACTAAAAGTAGTATTCAGATTCATCTATAAAAAAAGCGGAGATTCCTGACGAGTCTCCGCTTTTATCTTTTAGATAGATGAATAAATAGCTTATTTTCTGTAATAAGCCAATTCTTCGTTATCAAATTTCTGAATAAACTGAGCGTGCTTGTCAATTTCACCTTCAGCATATCTTACGAATACGTGTGCTGACTCCGTGAATGAATCACATTTTGAAGCATCCTGCACTAATAAGTAAGCCATGATGGTGTATGCTCCCATCTCAACTAAGCGACGAGCCATGAAATCAAGTAACTCCTGATCTTTTGTAGCTACGATCTTTTCAACAGATATTGCATATTTTTCAGTCATTGCTTTCAGGCGGTTACGTAAACCTTCAAATCCTGGAGCAATAGGCATTGTTTCATATTCTTTCAAACGTGCCAGATAAGCTCCTGTTGTTACATAACGGATAGCGGCTACTACCTGAAGTTGAGTGGTACCCTCGTAAATACTAGTGATACGTGCATCACGATAGATGCGTTCGCAGGCATAGTCTTTCATGAAGCCTGAACCACCGTGGATCTGGATACAGTCGTAAGCATTCTGATTAGCGAACTCACTACCCATACCTTTAACAAGCGGAGTAAAGCTATCGGCCAACTTAGCAAAAGTCTTCTGTTCTGTTCTTTCTTCTGCAGTAAGCTTGCGTTCTTTTGAAATATCTTCCAATGCTTTGTATACATCAACGAAACGAGCTGTTTCATATAACAGTGTACGTGAAGCATCTAGTTTTGCTTTCATTAAAGAAAGGATTTCGTATACCGCAGGGAATTCAATGATTGCTTTACCAAACTGTTTACGATCCTTTGCATAAGCTAGCGCTTCATTGTAAGCAGCTTGTGAAAGTCCTACAGACTGAGCAGCAATACCCAAACGAGCACCGTTCATCAGTGCCATTACGTATTTAATCAAACCAAGCTTACGGTCACCACAAAGTTCAGCCTTAGCGTTTTTGTAAACTAATTCGCATGTAGGAGATCCTTTGATACCCATCTTGTTTTCAATACGGCGAACGTTTACACCACCGTTTTTCTTATCATAGATGAACATGGAAAGACCCCGACCGTCATGTGTTCCTTCTTCCGAACGGGCAAGAACCAGGTGAAGGTCAGCATCTCCATTTGTGATAAAACGTTTCACACCGTTCAGGTACCAGCAGTTATCCTTTTCGCTGAATGTAGCTTTCAGCATTACAGCCTGAAGGTCGGAACCTGCATCTGGTTCGGTAAGGTCCATAGACATCGTTTCGCCTGCGCAAACGCGGGTGATGTAACGCTTCTTTTGGTCCTCATTACCAAATTCGTAAAGAGTTTCCGCACAATCCTGCAGTCCCCAAAGATTCTCAAATCCGGCATCGCTGCAAGAAACCATATCGGCTGCCATCATGTAAGGAACATTTGGAAAGTTAAGTCCGCCAAAGCGGCGAGGCATAGCTACACCCATTAAGCCGGCATCTACCAATGCTTGCAGGTTTCTAGCTGTACCGCTGGCATATTTTACGCGGTTATTAATAACCTGAGGACCTTCGTGATCCACATCTTCTGCGTTTGGTGCAATGACATCTGAACAGATTTCTCCAACAATTTCCAGTACCTTATCATAGCTGTCCATTGCATCCTCGAAATCTAAAGGAGCGTAATCATAATTATTTTTGTCAGCATAGTTGCGCTCTTTGAGTTCAACGATTCTCTTCATCAATGGGTGATTGAGATAATGCTTCAGTTCTGGTGTATCTAAATATAAATTTGCCATTTTACTACTTCGAATTTTGTTTATAGAACTTAATCATCTTTGGCACAACTTCTTCTACTGTACCGTTGATAACGTAATCTGCTATTGTATTGATCGGCGCATTCGGATCATTGTTAATAGAGATAATCATAGAACTTTCCTGCATACCTGCAATATGTTGAATCTGTCCTGAGATACCGCAAGCAATATACAGTTTTGGACGAACCGTTACACCAGTCTGACCAATCTGACGATCGTGGTCTGCAAATCCTGCGTCTACAGCGGCACGTGAGGCTCCCACTTCTCCGTTAAGTACTTTAGCAAGATCAAAAAGCAACTTAAAGTTATCTTTAGAACCTACTCCGTAACCTCCGGCTACAACGATTGGTGCTCCTTTGATATTAGTTTTTGATTTTTCTATGTGACGTTCAATGACTTTAACTACGTAATCAGTGTCTGCAACATATTTCTTCACTTCGTGACGGATTGCTTTTCCTTTATAATCATTAGAAAGGATTTGTTTTTTCATCACACCTTCACGAACGGTTGCCATTTGTGGACGATGTTCAGGGTTAACAATGGTAGCAACGATGTTACCGCCAAAAGCAGGACGAATTTGATAAAGAAGATCCTTGTAAACCTTGCCTTCTTTCTTTTCTTCGTGATCACCAATCTCAAGAGCAGTACAGTCGGCTGTTAATCCGCTGGTTAAAGCTGAAGAAACACGAGGACCCAGGTCGCGACCAATAACGGTAGCACCCATTAAGCAGATCTGAGGTTTTTCCTCTTTGAAAAGGTTTACCAGGATAGATGTGTGTGGCAGTGAAGTGTATGGATAGAGTCCTTCTGCATCAAACACATGCAATTTGTCTACTCCATAAGGAATTGCCTGTTTTTCAATATCGTCTAATTTGTAACCGGCAACAACTGCCTCCAACTGGCATTTTAACTGGTTAGCTAAAGAACGGCCTTTGGTAAGCAGTTCAAGGCTTACGTCAGCTATGATACCGTCTTCTATTTCGCAATATACAAATAAATTGTTCATTTTTAGTTCTTTCTTTAGTGATTAACCAATCGTGTGATTTTCCAATAGTTCAACAATCATATCTTCCACTTCTCTGTCTGAAGCAGAAATGTTTTTGCTTTCTTTGGCTTGGAAAACAATGTTCTGAATTGCTTTAACTTTAGTAGGAGAACCGGAAAGACCGCATTGTTTAATATCTCCTTCTACGTCACTAACACTCCATTCTGCTAGGTTAAGATAATCTCTTGTGTCATACAAATCAGTGTAGTCAAGGTTGCCTTGTTGTTTCTCTGTCACTGTTTTGGCATGTTTGTATTTTTGCACGTACTTAGCATTACGAGGACGGCAGGAGGCAGCAGAACCGTTTACTGTAAGAACAATAGGAAGAGGGCCTTCTACTGTTTCTATACCACCATCGATATGGCGTTTTACAGTAATGCGTCCATTTTCTACTTTTTCAATTTCTTCGGCATAAGTGATTTGAGTTAATCCTAGTTTTTCAGCAACCTGAGGACCAACCTGAGCGGTGTCACCATCAATAGCCTGGCGGCCACCAATAATCACATCATACTCTTTTATCTTACGTATTGCAGTGGCAAGTGCATAAGAAGTGGCCAATGTATCTGCACCGGCAAAAGCTCTGTCGGTTAGCAAATAACCATTATCGGCTCCGCGATATAGGCCTTCACGAATAATTTCTGCAGCGCGTCCAGGTCCCATAGTCAGAATAGTCACGGTAGAACCGGGGTGGGCATCTTTCAACCGAAGAGCCTGCTCAAGAGCATTAAGGTCTTCAGGGTTGAAGATGGCCGGAAGTGCCGCGCGATTAATCGTTCCGTCGGCTTTCATGGCATCTTTCCCAACGTTACGTGTGTCGGGAACTTGTTTTGCCAATACAATAATCTTTAAACTCATGTTATTAATTTTAGTATTAGTATTTTATATATATTAGTAAGCTAACAAACTCTAATGATAACTTGCTTTACAATCAGCCTGCAAATTTACTCAAACGGTTGATACTGCAAAATAATATTCTCTAAAAATGCACAAGTTTAAGTTTTTTGAGCAGTTGAATAGACAAAAATTAATCGGATAAAAGAAATACAGATAATGATAACATTGTATCTTTGTCATGTGATTTAAAAAGATTAGCAATGAATAATTTTGTATTTTACAGCCCAACTGAATTTGTTTTTGGCAAAGATACCGAGTCTACGACTGGTAAGTTATTAAAGAAATACGGAGCTGAAAAAGTATTGGTGCTTTATGGTGGAGGATCGGTCATTAAGAGTGGCTTGATGAACAGAATTGAGGAATCATTGAAAAGTGAAGGTGTTTCTTATATTACTTTAGGTGGTGTGCAACCCAATCCACTTGATACGAAAGTGTATGAAGGAATCGGACTTTGCCGTAAGGAAAAGGTTAATTTTATATTGGCTGTAGGTGGTGGTAGTGTCATTGATACTGCTAAAGCAATTGCTGCCGGAGTTCCTTATGATGGTGACTTCTGGGACTTTTATAATAAAGGAGTGGCAATAATCTCTGCATTGAAGGTTGCTACTGTGCTTACAATTCCTGCAGCCGGAAGTGAGGGCTCGGGTAATACGGTTATCACAAAAGAAGAAGGTTCTATTAAGTTGGGAACTGGTTCGCCATTATTGCGTCCGGTTTTCTCTGTAATGAATCCAGTGCTGACTTATACTCTTCCTCTGTTTCAGACAGCTTGCGGAATAGCAGATATGATGGCTCATGTAATGGAACGCTATTTCACAAATACCGAAGGTGTAGAAATTAGCAGTCGGTTATCAGAAGCTGTTTTGCAAACAATAATAAAAGAAGCCCCGATTGTTATGAACGAACCGGAGAATTATGATGCAAGAGCAAACATTATGTGGGCAGGAACAATCGCTCATAATGGAACTTGCGGGGTAGGGCGTGAAGAAGATTGGGCTACCCACTTGCTGGAGCATGAACTTAGTGCACTTTATAATGTAACTCATGGTGCCGGACTAGCTGTTATGTTTCCTGCATGGATGACTTATTTGGCCGACTTTAATCCTGATATGCTTGCTCAATATGCTGTTCGTGTATGGGGCATTCCTGATTCAGACGATAAAAAAGCTGTTGCCTTGAAAGGTGTTGAGGCTTTAAAGAATTTCTTCTCTTCGATAGGTTTACCTGTTTCATTCAAGGAATTGGGTGCAAAAGAAGAGGATATTGATCTGTTAGTGAAAAGACTTCACGATAATAAAGGGGAAACTGTAGGATTCTTTAAGAAACTCACCAGAGAAGACTCCTGTAAGATTTATCAGATTGCAGCGAGGTAATTATAAAACAAAAAGGTTCGGATAGTATCAAAAACTACCCGAACCTTCTTTATTTCTTAGATAGAAAAGAATATCTAATTATAATACAGCTTATCAATGATACTTTCCAGAATTACTCCAATCTTTGTTGGTTCGTAATTTTCATCAAAATGCAATCCCACTATATCTCCGGCAAGCTCTCTGATTTCATCACCAATATCTTCGTCCATAACTACTTTTATAGTATCATCTTCGGCGATTATGCTAATTTGCTGTAGTAGATCTTCTCTTTCCGCTAATAGAGTGTTAACGATAAAGTCATACTCATCTTTACTTAATTCATAATGTCTCATTGACTGGCTCCTTCTAAATTAAATATTAGTTCCTATGTTTGTAGATCAAAAACATAGGAACTAACCATATAGTTATTTAGTAGTTGTTATAATAATCTTTATAAAAATCTGTTCTATGAGGGATATCTAGTACCAGGATAAAAAGGATAGTACCTTGTTTATCTTCAATATGATATTTTCTAATATATGATTCTGCTGCCAAACAACTTCTTTGCGCATAATCGTTACTGGATTCGTCTATATTTCTATTACAATACCAATTATCGTAAGTAAGATGAAATTTACCTTTATCGTCCATAATACAAACATCTCCTCCTAGTATCGGGACTTTTAAATTATAAAGCTTTGCTATCGCTATCAAAGAGTTGATTCTGTTATGTCCCCAAGCCCCTAATCCTTCTTTAGTAAGTGAAATCCCATTTCTTAACATGATTTCATCTACACGATCTAATTTATCCATAGTTGAGGTTTATCTTATTTTTGATATAATTACTTACTTTAAATAGAATAAAATAATAGTTCCTATGTTTTTTGATATACAAACATAGGAACTAAATATATAGTTTTTTTATAAATTTTAGAATTTGACGTATCCGTTTTTATCTATCACAAACTGAGAATAATACAACACTTCACTATTTTCTTCTTTTATTTTCAATTTAGTGAGTAACTGTCCCGGCATATCAACATTAAGAAAACCCATTTCTACTCGGTAAAAATGATTTCCTTGCATAAGATATGATTTTATATCAGTACTTGTATCGATACCACTATTTTTTTCAGAGAGTGATATCATTGAATAAAGTCGATTGTTTTTAATATTACACAAAATAAGAGACTTCATAAATTCATTTTTATGCCAAAAATCTGATTCTCGTTCCAATAAAACAAGACTTTGAATACCTGGCTGTAAAGTTAGTTTTCCGCAAAAGAACAGTTCAACCTTATTAAGGGTTGTATCAACACCGATTCCCATATATTCATCTCCCATGAGATTCTTATAAAACTCTTCCGAACTTGCTATATATTCCTTCATAAAATAATGAAAGAATTTCTCATGATGTTTTTTAAAGTTCACTTTTTTAGCTATACGATCAGCATCGTAAGTGTCGAATTTGATTTTCTCAGACAATACGGATGTGTTAAAAGGAATAGTATCTGGTATTGAATAATTCTTAAAGAAAACACCTCTATCGCTCCTTATCATATAGTAACATTTAGGTGACTTATTGCAACTGATGCAGCAAAGTATTACTAAAAATAGAAAACAGTTTTTTACCACGGTCCTTGTATTACTTAGTTTGTCTGCTTTTGTGAGTAAGTCCTTTTCCTTTATTTCGGAACATGAAAAAAGAAAAAGGATGGGCAATGTAATTAGTAAATATATGTATTTCACTTATGTGGTTTGTTTTTACAAAAATAGTGAATATTTATAAATAAAAACAATGTTTTAAAAACAAAAAGGTTCGGATAGTACTAAAAACTACCCGAACCTTCTTTATTTCTTAGATAGAAGAAAATATCTTCAATCGCGAATATTACAACTTAATCCCCAGCTTATCAGCAATCTCTTTAGGAAGAGCGCTTTTGTGAACAAGGATGTTTATCGTTTTATACTTAACAAATGCTTTAGAAGCATACCATGTTCCTTTGTACTTGTTGTCAGTTCCCCAGGAGTTCTTTACCATATAGTAATCTTTACCGTTCTGGTCTTTAGCGATACCGTAGATAAGCATACCGTGATCGTCTGTTGTTTCCCAGTTGTCAAAGCCTTCCTGACGCATTTTCTGATTAATTTCTTTCTCAGGTCTTGGTTTAGCAGTCAGTTCCTTGTTCTTTTCTTCTTTAGTTAAGCCAGTCCAGCGAGCCATGTCCGATCCGCTTAAATCACTAGTCTTAATTTCTTGAGGAACTACAGCAATACCGTTGCGGGTAAATCCTGTTTCGCTTACGTCGCTTCCCCATGCTACTGTGTATCCATTGCTTACAGCATTGTCTATTACCGCCATAAACTCATCAAGAGGCAAGTTGTATGATTCGCCGTTACGCCAGTTGTCTTCAATCTCAAGAGCAAACTGAGTATAGAATGGGTGGTGAGTGAA encodes the following:
- a CDS encoding glycoside hydrolase family 3 C-terminal domain-containing protein, coding for MKTILLSLLLLFCSFSVKAQRITPDVQKRADSIMKYMTLDEKISYLAGTKDFYLRAIPRLHLPEIRMSDGPQGVRDKLPSTMFPCGMLASAMWDRDLVYEFGQGLGQDSRTRGIHILLGPAVNIYRAPMDGRNFEYFGEDPYLSGEVACQYINGVQSRGVAACVKHFAANNQEWDRYSVSSDVDERTLHEIYLPAFKKAVQEADVATVMSSYNLLNDVYTSEHPYLVTEVLRNRWGFKGLFMSDWGAVHSCVPTIINGVDVEMPGPDNLKPEVIMQALKNGIISEEMIDVKVAHILRTIISFGFLDREQKISVAPGQGLNTNETSLKMARAGVVLLKNEVDLLPLAGKRVLVLGDNAAVIAKGGGSGAVSSDHVVSLLQGLKNLKGSNLKIQSMLGVGFITDLLYSNDFYTDESLSQHGLKASYYKNKSLNGKPDYECVETVTDHDWGDNAPIPGFPENNFSLSYTGVYSPKKSGTITFRGSGDDGYRLYVNNKLLLEDWGNHTFTSREKALEVEAGKSYKIRFEYFDSTGTACMRFAYFFDDEEALKASTRNADAVVVCVGFNSGTESEGFDRTFDLPSGQAELINKVASYNQNVIVVINSGGAVNMLPWIDKVKAVIMAFYPGQEGGTALAEILSGKVSPSGKLPFSIEKQWSDNPTFNSYYDNRVTADKRVQYSEGVFVGYRGYERSQVAPLYPFGFGLSYSNFQYSDFVVKKLQGNNVEVTFKISNIGKRAAAEVAQLYVGDMKNKAFRPAKELKGYEKVFLKKGESKEITIKLKDDAFAYYDINSKQFIVSPGEFQLYIGSSSQDIRLEGKVSL
- a CDS encoding TIGR02757 family protein; translation: MSLKERLDELVAIHNTPAFIETDPIQFPQRFFRLENIEISALLTSVITWGKRGLILRDAEKMHQIMGDSPYHYIMNQKWTVLKDSGKNIHRTFFERDMYNICQRLYHFYLENNSLEELFLTDGILHGLDKLSGLMNTRHISSPQTKSPCKRTNLMLRWLVRNDGIVDIGVWKKISPSQLIIPLDVHVARVSRTIWDDLPKTDRLKTALMITNHLSELCPEDPCKYDFALFGYGEEQSRG
- the pdxH gene encoding pyridoxamine 5'-phosphate oxidase produces the protein MKIDIRNIRREYSRGGLSRKNLANNPLIQFQTWLEEAISAEVNEPTAVIVGTVSEDGKPSTRCVLLKELRDEKFVFYTNYESRKGKQLANSPYISLTFLWHELERQVHVEGIAAKLPPEVSDEYFKTRPYKSRIGARISPQSQPIGGRMEIMQAFIRESIRFAGHEVKRPDNWGGYAVSPTRIEFWQGRESRLHDRFLYTLQSDQSWKIERLAP
- a CDS encoding low specificity L-threonine aldolase codes for the protein MRSFASDNNSGVHPLVMKALANANTDHAFGYGDDQWTAEAAVIIKDTFTPDCEPLFVFNGTGSNIVALQLLTRPYNSIICAETAHIYVDECGSPVKSTGCQIRPINTPDGKLTPELILPHLHGFGDQHHSQPGAIYISQCTELGTLYTVEELKAITTLAHQYGMYVHMDGARIANAAVALNVSLKALTVDCGIDVLSFGGTKNGLMMGECVVVFDPALAKTARFYRKQSAQLASKMRYLSCQFTAYLTDDLWLKNATHANNMAKLLYEGLKKFPGVEFTQKPETNALFLTMPRPMIDKLLESYFFYFWNEANNEIRLVTSFDTTEEDVLGFINALKNI